One Anaeromusa acidaminophila DSM 3853 DNA segment encodes these proteins:
- a CDS encoding type Z 30S ribosomal protein S14, translating to MAKTALIEKWKKEPKFKVRKYNRCKICGRPHAYIRKFEMCRICFRELSYKGAIPGVTKASW from the coding sequence GTGGCCAAGACAGCTTTGATTGAAAAATGGAAAAAAGAACCTAAATTCAAGGTTCGCAAATACAATCGCTGCAAGATTTGCGGTCGCCCGCATGCTTACATCCGCAAGTTCGAGATGTGCCGTATCTGCTTCCGGGAACTGAGCTATAAAGGCGCAATTCCGGGCGTTACGAAAGCTAGCTGGTAA
- the rplE gene encoding 50S ribosomal protein L5, with protein sequence MVRLKEKYTSEVAKAMMEKFGYKNVMEIPKIEKVVLNMGIGEAVANPKVIDSALADMTLISGQKPVVTRAKKSVAAFKIRAGMPIGAKVTLRGERMYYFLDKLFNVALARVRDFRGVSPKSFDGRGNYTMGIKEQLIFPEIEYDKVDKIRGMDIIVVTTAKTDEEARELLKLMGMPFSA encoded by the coding sequence GTGGTCAGACTGAAAGAGAAATATACTAGCGAAGTCGCGAAAGCGATGATGGAAAAGTTCGGATACAAGAATGTCATGGAAATCCCTAAAATCGAAAAAGTAGTTTTGAATATGGGGATCGGCGAAGCAGTGGCCAATCCGAAAGTGATTGACTCTGCGTTAGCGGATATGACACTGATTTCCGGACAAAAACCGGTTGTCACTCGTGCTAAAAAATCCGTGGCTGCCTTTAAGATTCGTGCGGGTATGCCGATTGGCGCCAAAGTCACCTTGCGCGGTGAACGCATGTACTACTTCTTGGACAAGCTGTTCAATGTCGCACTGGCTCGTGTGCGCGACTTCCGCGGTGTTAGCCCGAAGTCCTTTGACGGACGCGGTAACTACACCATGGGCATCAAGGAACAACTGATTTTCCCCGAGATCGAGTACGACAAGGTCGACAAGATCCGCGGCATGGATATTATCGTTGTTACCACTGCCAAAACTGATGAAGAGGCGCGGGAACTGTTGAAGCTGATGGGCATGCCCTTCAGCGCGTAA
- the rplX gene encoding 50S ribosomal protein L24, which translates to MSEAKLHVKKGDKVMVLSGKDKGKTGAVIQALPKKGKAVVEGINKVKRHTKPSQSNPQGGIIVKEAPVHAAKLMLVCPACDKATRVKSNVLANGGKVRVCKKCGETIDKDK; encoded by the coding sequence ATGTCAGAAGCCAAATTGCACGTCAAAAAAGGCGATAAAGTCATGGTCCTGTCCGGTAAGGACAAAGGCAAAACCGGTGCTGTTATTCAGGCGCTTCCCAAAAAGGGAAAAGCGGTTGTAGAAGGCATCAATAAAGTAAAGCGTCATACCAAACCGTCTCAGAGCAATCCCCAAGGTGGCATCATTGTGAAGGAAGCTCCGGTTCATGCTGCAAAGCTGATGCTGGTGTGCCCCGCTTGCGACAAAGCAACTCGGGTAAAAAGCAATGTGCTTGCTAACGGCGGTAAAGTTCGCGTTTGTAAAAAATGCGGCGAAACGATTGACAAGGATAAATAA
- the rplN gene encoding 50S ribosomal protein L14 produces MIQQQTILNVADNTGAKKVMCIRVLGGSYRRYANIGDIIVASVKDATPGGVVKKGDVVKAVVVRSHKGLRRQDGSYIRFDENAAVVIKEDKSPRGTRIFGPVARELRDKDFMKIVSLAPEVI; encoded by the coding sequence ATGATCCAACAACAAACCATTCTTAATGTTGCTGATAATACCGGTGCTAAAAAAGTTATGTGCATTCGCGTATTGGGCGGTTCCTACCGGCGCTATGCCAATATCGGCGACATCATCGTCGCTTCCGTTAAGGACGCAACGCCCGGTGGCGTGGTCAAGAAAGGCGATGTAGTGAAAGCTGTTGTCGTACGGTCTCACAAGGGCCTGCGCCGTCAAGACGGTTCCTACATCCGTTTTGACGAGAACGCCGCCGTTGTCATCAAAGAAGACAAGAGTCCCCGAGGGACCCGTATTTTTGGACCGGTTGCGAGAGAGCTGCGTGATAAAGACTTTATGAAAATTGTCTCGCTGGCACCGGAAGTAATCTAA
- the rpsQ gene encoding 30S ribosomal protein S17: MSERNERKNRIGRVVSDKMDKTVVVAMERTVQHPLYKKAVKKTVTFKAHDENNECKPGDIVSLMETRPLSKDKRWRVVEILEKAK; the protein is encoded by the coding sequence GTGAGTGAAAGAAACGAGCGTAAAAACCGCATTGGCCGTGTGGTAAGCGATAAAATGGATAAGACTGTAGTCGTAGCCATGGAGCGTACTGTACAGCATCCGTTGTACAAGAAGGCTGTGAAGAAAACGGTTACCTTCAAGGCTCATGATGAAAACAATGAGTGCAAGCCTGGGGATATTGTTTCCTTGATGGAAACACGCCCGCTCTCCAAAGACAAACGTTGGAGAGTTGTTGAAATTCTTGAGAAAGCGAAGTAA
- the rpmC gene encoding 50S ribosomal protein L29 yields the protein MKAKEIRDMNAAELDQKLAGLKDELFHLRFQHATGQLENPMRLKEVKKTIARVKTIQREMEINTQEA from the coding sequence ATGAAGGCTAAAGAAATCCGTGATATGAACGCCGCCGAACTCGATCAAAAATTGGCTGGCCTGAAAGATGAATTGTTTCACCTGAGATTTCAGCATGCGACCGGTCAGCTGGAAAACCCCATGCGCCTCAAGGAAGTTAAGAAAACCATCGCCCGCGTGAAAACCATTCAGCGGGAAATGGAAATCAACACCCAAGAAGCGTAA
- the rplP gene encoding 50S ribosomal protein L16: MLLPKRVKHRKQFRGRMKGKAQKGNTVSHGEFGLVALEPAWITNRQIEAARIAMTRYIKRGGKVWIKIFPDKPVTAKPAETRMGSGKGSPEYWVAVVKPGRVMFEMDGVAEDVAKEAMRLAAHKLPIRTQFVVREKAQEVGGEANEG; encoded by the coding sequence ATGTTGTTGCCGAAACGCGTTAAGCATCGCAAACAGTTCCGGGGTCGCATGAAGGGCAAAGCCCAAAAAGGCAACACCGTGAGTCACGGCGAATTCGGTCTGGTAGCTCTTGAACCGGCTTGGATTACCAATCGTCAAATCGAAGCTGCTCGTATTGCCATGACTCGTTATATTAAACGTGGCGGTAAAGTCTGGATTAAAATTTTCCCGGATAAGCCGGTTACGGCTAAACCGGCTGAAACTCGCATGGGTAGCGGTAAAGGTTCGCCCGAATATTGGGTGGCTGTTGTAAAACCGGGCCGCGTCATGTTTGAAATGGACGGCGTTGCCGAAGATGTAGCAAAAGAAGCTATGCGTCTGGCTGCTCACAAACTCCCGATTCGGACCCAGTTTGTTGTGCGGGAGAAAGCTCAGGAAGTGGGTGGTGAAGCAAATGAAGGCTAA